A stretch of Fusarium poae strain DAOMC 252244 chromosome 2, whole genome shotgun sequence DNA encodes these proteins:
- a CDS encoding hypothetical protein (SECRETED:SignalP(1-16)): MKSNAAILTLATIASASPMSKRLDPAAWDKKETLCKGWGGNGWDTRTPEGVDKLWEDSGAGGQLDLFILMQWEHENNWLKNVESQVMDGTSGKSGAAGCGVLGSQCKPLNDMSCEDQWDKYGQDTIIGKNSYWIFQAAKGVHAKFNELKRQLTDETLISSLRIGQMVKDFDGSENDAGNVLGWLAAASSMGNAVGGLVPGAGNGFAAGFGILGGIFSGLASQSEDEIDQSTISAALADVFESATKKIEDTLRIVMGGGTEDEYNALPAPKWDTFQSKITKFFNGGWFLLDDDAAAVKVAISSISNNIKTKVANDVMKAAKLHLVADKRDGYGSREDCGYSTGRQWMSLKDGEEYCFYIMRNNPNNNRIKDWVEAEEVIYEKMADYGLGDREKYYRAVLDCALSDADDIDVGNLAWGEIPQCYFDLPAVFIEKDNDVGCGDPFSDPDCAYVKATPIE, encoded by the exons AAGAGACTTGATCCCGCTGCCTGGGATAAGAAGGAAACTCTATGTAAAGGGTGGGGCGGGAATGGATGGGATACACGAACTCCGGAAGGTGTCGATAAGCTCTGGGAAGATTCCGGAGCCGGCGGACAGCTCGACCTGTTTATTCTCATGCAGTGGG AACATGAGAACAACTGGCTTAAGAACGTGGAAAGCCAAGTCATGGATGGCACTAGTGGTAAGAGCGGTGCTGCTGGTTGCGGTGTTCTTGGTTCCCAGTGCAAGCCCCTGAACGATATGAGTTGCGAGGACCAGTGGGATAAGTATGGCCAAGATACTATCATTGGTAAAAACTCTTACTGGATCTTCCAGGCTGCCAAGGGTGTACATGCCAAGTTCAACGAGCTAAAGAGACAGCTCACCGATGAGACTCTCATTAGTAGTCTTCGGATCGGCCAGATGGTAAAGGACTTTGATGGAAGTGAAAACGATGCTGGCAATGTTTTGGGTTGGCTGGCTGCTGCATCTAGCATGGGCAATGCCGTCGGTGGACTTGTCCCCGGTGCT GGTAACGGGTTCGCTGCCGGTTTTGGTATTTTGGGTGGCATCTTTTCTGGTCTTGCTAGTCAGAGTGAAGACGAGATTGACCAGAGCACCATCTCTGCCGCGCTCGCCGATGTGTTTGAGTCTGCCACCAAGAAGATCGAAGATACCCTCCGCATCGTTATGGGTGGAGGCACCGAGGACGAATACAATGCCCTTCCCGCCCCCAAGTGGGATACCTTCCAGTCCAAGATCACAAAGTTCTTCAATGGCGGATGGTTCCTCCTCGACGATGACGCCGCGGCTGTCAAAGTTGCCATTTCATCCATCAGCAACAATATTAAGACCAAGGTCGCGAACGATGTAATGAAGGCGGCCAAACTTCACCTTGTCGCTGACAAGCGCGATGGCTATGGAAGTCGGGAGGACTGTGGTTACTCAACTGGCCGCCAGTGGATGTCTCTCAAGGACGGCGAGGAGTACTGCTTTTACATCATGCGCAACAACCCTAACAACAACCGTATCAAGGACTGggttgaggctgaggaggtTATTTACGAGAAGATGGCCGACTACGGACTTGGCGACCGGGAGAAGTACTATCGCGCGGTTCTTGATTGTGCGCTGAGTGATGCTGATGACATTGATGTCGGTAATCTGGCCTGGGGAGAGATTCCCCAATGCTACTTTGATCTTCCTGCTGTCTTTATCGAGAAGGATAATGATGTCGGTTGTGGCGACCCTTTCTCTGACCCCGACTGCGCTTATGTCAAGGCTACTCCTATTGAGTAG